The Nocardioides sp. S-1144 genome includes a region encoding these proteins:
- a CDS encoding DUF3467 domain-containing protein codes for MSDDLPTAFNITVPPEHVEGHYADFASVWHNNETFILDFVSMSRPPVPTRNDDGTSVARVDAQVVTRVRIPAAQVWEVMKALQTQLGQWESEHPERRQS; via the coding sequence ATGAGCGACGACCTGCCGACCGCCTTCAACATCACCGTCCCCCCGGAGCACGTCGAGGGGCACTACGCCGACTTCGCGAGCGTGTGGCACAACAACGAGACCTTCATCCTCGACTTCGTCTCGATGAGCCGGCCGCCGGTGCCGACCCGCAACGACGACGGCACCTCGGTGGCCCGGGTCGACGCCCAGGTCGTGACCCGGGTCCGCATCCCGGCCGCCCAGGTGTGGGAGGTCATGAAGGCCCTGCAGACCCAGCTCGGGCAGTGGGAGTCCGAGCACCCCGAGCGACGTCAGTCCTGA
- a CDS encoding zinc-ribbon domain-containing protein: MILIWGWKPYLTLLATGNLVCARCHNPAAHRLHRLRKKFTLFWIPLFTTSTRYYLDCTFCGLQSTLTEQDAERCTAQLNASAAPQQPGPPPYGQQAPPPYGQQAPPPYGQTPPKH, translated from the coding sequence ATGATCCTGATCTGGGGCTGGAAGCCGTACCTCACCCTGCTCGCCACCGGCAACCTCGTCTGCGCGCGCTGCCACAACCCAGCCGCGCACCGGCTGCACCGGCTGCGCAAGAAGTTCACCCTCTTCTGGATCCCGCTGTTCACCACCTCGACCCGGTACTACCTGGACTGCACCTTCTGCGGTCTCCAGTCGACGCTGACCGAGCAGGACGCCGAGCGGTGCACCGCCCAGCTCAACGCCTCCGCGGCGCCCCAGCAGCCCGGCCCGCCGCCCTACGGGCAGCAGGCACCGCCGCCGTACGGGCAGCAGGCACCGCCGCCGTACGGGCAGACCCCGCCGAAGCACTGA
- a CDS encoding serine/threonine-protein kinase: MTAGWRLREGDAITSELTAMRLLGGGSAYEAYLAFDEITLAPVVVKIVRPDQVEDPSSLRGLDREVRALARANHPVVVRGLRHQLDGDRPHVVLENIDGPRLSSLIRRTGRLSEQQYLPLAIDLASALHYFRHVDVCHLDIKPSNVIMGAPARLIDLSVARPGERAARLEVPIGTDFYMAPEQCLPGDGPGARGLPGHASDVWGLGATLFHAVAGYRPFDEGDADAADPGVRFPQLVDEPYTLPAGVPAAVAEVLHATLQPDPADRPEPRDVADALEPVLAAQPAARLTFKVNGGR, encoded by the coding sequence TTGACCGCCGGCTGGCGGCTCCGTGAGGGAGACGCGATCACCTCCGAGCTGACCGCCATGCGGCTGCTCGGGGGTGGGTCGGCCTACGAGGCCTACCTCGCCTTCGACGAGATCACCCTCGCCCCGGTCGTGGTGAAGATCGTCCGTCCCGACCAGGTCGAGGACCCGAGCAGCCTGCGCGGCCTCGACCGGGAGGTCCGGGCCCTGGCCCGGGCCAACCACCCGGTCGTCGTCCGCGGGCTGCGGCACCAGCTCGACGGCGACCGGCCGCACGTCGTCCTGGAGAACATCGACGGCCCGCGGCTCTCGAGCCTGATCCGGCGCACCGGCCGGCTCTCCGAGCAGCAGTACCTGCCGCTGGCGATCGACCTGGCCTCGGCGCTGCACTACTTCCGCCACGTCGACGTGTGCCACCTCGACATCAAGCCCAGCAACGTGATCATGGGCGCCCCGGCGCGGCTGATCGACCTCTCGGTCGCGCGGCCGGGGGAGCGGGCGGCGCGGCTGGAGGTGCCCATCGGCACCGACTTCTACATGGCGCCCGAGCAGTGCCTGCCCGGCGACGGGCCCGGAGCGCGCGGGCTGCCCGGCCACGCCAGCGACGTCTGGGGGCTCGGGGCCACCCTGTTCCACGCGGTGGCCGGCTACCGGCCCTTCGACGAGGGCGACGCCGACGCCGCCGACCCCGGCGTCCGGTTCCCGCAGCTCGTCGACGAGCCCTACACGCTGCCCGCCGGCGTCCCGGCGGCCGTGGCCGAGGTGCTCCACGCCACGCTCCAGCCCGACCCGGCCGACCGTCCCGAGCCGCGCGACGTCGCCGACGCGCTCGAGCCCGTGCTCGCCGCCCAGCCGGCGGCCCGGCTCACCTTCAAGGTCAACGGCGGCCGCTGA
- a CDS encoding sensor histidine kinase: MRLRITAAVALLVASALGGSGLIVYVIEMQRLEANTINEVDQEFQEFENLATTETWNGAVPLLSTFLARNVPDDDELLYGRVGEREFIPTPNAANDLFEQQVFLDAVEPLLDSDGSTRISTDVGEVLLSSQTVLIDGEAGALVVINFLEEDRDEIRGTMRTYAIVSTLSLFLIIAIAFWQAGRALAPLRVVRDTAEEITETDLSRRLPVTGNDDITALTRTINGMLDRLESAFLGQRQLLDDAGHELRTPLTILQGHLELLDSDDPREVAETRDLLLDEIDRMRRLVDDLILLAKTDRPGFLKLSPVDAAALTDAAAAKAAGLGERAWSVDGTAGATVSADPQRITQALLQLAHNAVKHTVPGDVVALGSALDSGSVLFWVRDTGVGVAPEDRERIFERFGRGHDTTTDGFGLGLAIVTAIARAHGGDAWLDAEYDGGARFVFSVPQAPPPPQLPRTHGSGPPDDVPTRQET, from the coding sequence GTGCGCCTGCGCATCACCGCCGCCGTCGCCCTGCTCGTGGCCTCCGCCCTCGGCGGGTCCGGGCTGATCGTGTACGTCATCGAGATGCAGCGCCTCGAGGCCAACACCATCAACGAGGTCGACCAGGAGTTCCAGGAGTTCGAGAACCTGGCCACCACCGAGACGTGGAACGGCGCGGTGCCGCTGCTGTCGACGTTCCTGGCCCGCAACGTGCCCGACGACGACGAGCTCCTCTACGGCCGGGTGGGCGAGCGGGAGTTCATCCCGACCCCGAACGCCGCCAACGACCTGTTCGAGCAGCAGGTCTTCCTCGACGCGGTCGAGCCGCTGCTGGACTCCGACGGCTCCACGCGGATCTCCACCGACGTCGGCGAGGTGCTGCTGTCCTCGCAGACCGTGCTGATCGACGGCGAGGCCGGCGCGCTCGTCGTCATCAACTTCCTCGAGGAGGACCGCGACGAGATCCGCGGCACGATGCGCACCTACGCGATCGTCAGCACCCTCTCGCTGTTCCTCATCATCGCGATCGCCTTCTGGCAGGCCGGGCGGGCACTGGCCCCGCTGCGCGTGGTGCGCGACACCGCCGAGGAGATCACCGAGACCGACCTGTCGCGGCGGCTCCCGGTCACCGGCAACGACGACATCACCGCGCTGACCCGCACCATCAACGGCATGCTCGACCGGCTCGAGTCGGCGTTCCTCGGCCAGCGACAGCTCCTCGACGACGCCGGCCACGAGCTGCGGACGCCGCTGACGATCCTCCAGGGCCACCTCGAGCTGCTCGACAGCGACGACCCCCGGGAGGTCGCCGAGACCCGCGACCTGCTCCTCGACGAGATCGACCGGATGCGGCGCCTGGTCGACGACCTGATCCTGCTGGCCAAGACCGACCGGCCCGGGTTCCTCAAGCTCTCCCCGGTCGACGCCGCCGCGCTGACCGACGCGGCCGCCGCGAAGGCCGCCGGGCTGGGCGAGCGGGCCTGGTCGGTCGACGGCACCGCCGGCGCCACCGTGTCGGCCGACCCGCAGCGGATCACCCAGGCCCTGCTCCAGCTCGCCCACAACGCCGTCAAGCACACCGTCCCCGGCGACGTCGTCGCGCTCGGCTCGGCGCTCGACTCGGGCTCGGTCCTCTTCTGGGTCCGCGACACCGGCGTCGGGGTGGCGCCCGAGGACCGGGAACGGATCTTCGAGCGGTTCGGTCGCGGCCACGACACCACCACCGACGGCTTCGGGCTGGGGCTGGCCATCGTCACCGCCATCGCCCGCGCCCACGGCGGCGACGCGTGGCTGGACGCCGAGTACGACGGCGGGGCCCGGTTCGTGTTCTCGGTGCCCCAGGCGCCCCCGCCCCCGCAGCTGCCCCGGACCCACGGCTCCGGCCCACCCGACGACGTCCCGACCCGGCAGGAGACCTGA
- a CDS encoding Nif3-like dinuclear metal center hexameric protein translates to MPSLHDVVDLVHTWYPPHTAEGWDAVGLVWGDPDRAVAKVMLAIDVTPEVATEAAEWGADLLLVHHPLFLKPVHGFPATTPKGRSLSTLVGAGCALLTAHTNADQAAGGVSEALATALGIADQEPILPAAGEPIDKLTFYVPADAASIVRAAVAEAGAGTIGNYDFASFSSPGHGRFRPLDGAEPMIGTVGAISEVEEVRVEVVLPRGRRRQVVAAMLAAHPYEEPAHDVVQVADSGAASTGTGRIGTITPVTLGEFAAQVAAALPETHHGVRVAGDPARRVRRVAVCGGAGDFLLDDVLRTDADVYVTSDLRHHPAAEFLEKGGPALVDVAHWAAESTWLPVVAERLGASLGEAVETRVSTRVTDPWTMRL, encoded by the coding sequence GTGCCTTCCCTCCACGACGTCGTCGACCTGGTCCACACCTGGTACCCACCGCACACCGCCGAGGGATGGGACGCCGTCGGGCTCGTCTGGGGCGACCCGGACCGCGCGGTCGCCAAGGTGATGCTCGCCATCGACGTGACGCCGGAGGTCGCGACCGAGGCCGCCGAGTGGGGGGCCGACCTGCTGCTCGTGCACCACCCGCTGTTCCTCAAGCCCGTGCACGGGTTCCCCGCGACCACGCCCAAGGGCCGCTCGCTGAGCACCCTGGTCGGCGCCGGCTGCGCGCTGCTCACCGCCCACACCAACGCCGACCAGGCCGCCGGGGGAGTCTCCGAGGCCCTCGCCACGGCGCTCGGGATCGCCGACCAGGAGCCGATCCTCCCGGCCGCGGGCGAGCCGATCGACAAGCTCACCTTCTACGTCCCGGCCGACGCCGCCTCGATCGTGCGGGCCGCGGTGGCCGAGGCGGGGGCCGGCACCATCGGCAACTACGACTTCGCCTCGTTCTCCTCGCCCGGGCACGGCCGGTTCCGTCCGCTCGACGGGGCCGAGCCGATGATCGGCACGGTCGGTGCGATCTCGGAGGTGGAGGAGGTGCGGGTCGAGGTCGTCCTCCCGCGCGGTCGCCGGCGCCAGGTGGTGGCGGCGATGCTGGCCGCCCACCCCTACGAGGAGCCGGCCCACGACGTCGTCCAGGTCGCCGACAGCGGGGCCGCGAGCACCGGCACCGGCCGGATCGGGACGATCACCCCGGTGACCCTGGGGGAGTTCGCCGCCCAGGTCGCCGCGGCGCTGCCCGAGACCCACCACGGCGTCCGGGTCGCCGGCGACCCCGCCCGCCGGGTCCGCCGCGTCGCGGTGTGCGGCGGCGCCGGCGACTTCCTGCTCGACGACGTCCTGCGCACCGACGCCGACGTCTACGTCACCAGCGACCTGCGCCACCACCCGGCGGCCGAGTTCCTCGAGAAGGGCGGCCCGGCGCTGGTCGACGTCGCCCACTGGGCGGCGGAGTCGACCTGGCTCCCGGTGGTGGCCGAGCGGCTCGGCGCGAGCCTCGGCGAGGCCGTCGAGACCCGGGTCAGCACCCGGGTGACGGACCCGTGGACAATGCGGCTGTGA
- a CDS encoding AMP-binding protein, with protein sequence MFVPLTVRDFLDRAVQVYGDRVGAVDEPDQPAPSLGEVTYAEIGDLARRQAARLDELGIGVGERVAVVSHNSARLLTSFFGVAGSGRVLVPVNFRLRPDEVRYIIEHSGARVVYLDPELDEALADVTAEHRFVLGDDADLYGPAGVEPTPWEPDEGATACINYTSGTTARPKGVQITHRNIWVNAVTFAMHTTVSDRDVYLHTLPMFHANGWGMPFAMTGLGVKQVVLRKIDGAEILRRVRDHGVTVMCAAPAVAAAVLEAAQTWEGEIPGRDRVRIIMAGAPPPTRTVARVEAELGWEFIQIYGLTETSPLLTINRSRAEWDDLPAEERATLLTRAGAPALGVRLSVSEPDEDGGPSGELLARSNVVLEGYWEQPEESATALAGGWFHTGDGASIGDDGYVTIQDRKKDVIITGGENVSSIEVEDVLFSHPAVEEVAVIGVPSEKWGETIKALVVLADGEQPGPEKEAELIAWCKERAAGYKAPTSIEFRDELARTATGKLQKFKLRAPYWEGRERQVN encoded by the coding sequence ATGTTCGTCCCGCTCACCGTCCGTGACTTCCTCGACCGCGCCGTGCAGGTCTACGGCGACCGGGTCGGCGCCGTCGACGAGCCCGACCAGCCGGCGCCGTCGCTGGGCGAGGTCACCTACGCCGAGATCGGCGACCTCGCGAGGCGCCAGGCCGCCCGCCTCGACGAGCTCGGCATCGGCGTGGGGGAGCGGGTCGCGGTCGTCAGCCACAACAGCGCGCGGCTCCTGACGTCGTTCTTCGGCGTGGCCGGGTCGGGCCGGGTGCTGGTGCCGGTGAACTTCCGGCTCCGCCCCGACGAGGTGCGCTACATCATCGAGCACTCCGGGGCCCGGGTCGTCTACCTCGACCCCGAGCTCGACGAGGCCCTGGCCGACGTCACCGCCGAGCACCGCTTCGTGCTCGGTGACGACGCCGACCTCTACGGCCCGGCCGGCGTCGAGCCCACGCCGTGGGAGCCCGACGAGGGCGCCACCGCGTGCATCAACTACACCTCCGGCACCACCGCCCGTCCCAAGGGCGTGCAGATCACCCACCGCAACATCTGGGTCAACGCCGTCACGTTCGCGATGCACACCACGGTCAGCGACCGCGACGTCTACCTGCACACCCTGCCGATGTTCCACGCCAACGGCTGGGGCATGCCGTTCGCGATGACCGGCCTCGGGGTGAAGCAGGTCGTGCTGCGCAAGATCGACGGCGCGGAGATCCTGCGCCGGGTGCGCGACCACGGGGTGACGGTGATGTGTGCCGCGCCGGCGGTGGCGGCCGCCGTCCTCGAGGCCGCGCAGACGTGGGAGGGCGAGATCCCCGGTCGCGACCGGGTGCGGATCATCATGGCGGGCGCCCCGCCGCCGACGAGGACCGTGGCGCGGGTCGAGGCCGAGCTGGGCTGGGAGTTCATCCAGATCTACGGCCTCACCGAGACCTCGCCGCTGCTCACCATCAACCGCAGCCGCGCCGAGTGGGACGACCTGCCCGCCGAGGAGCGGGCCACGCTGCTCACCCGGGCCGGGGCGCCCGCGCTCGGCGTCCGGCTCAGCGTGAGCGAGCCCGACGAGGACGGCGGCCCCTCCGGTGAGCTGCTGGCCCGGTCGAACGTCGTCCTCGAGGGCTACTGGGAGCAGCCCGAGGAGTCCGCGACGGCCCTTGCCGGGGGGTGGTTCCACACCGGCGACGGCGCCTCGATCGGCGACGACGGCTACGTGACGATCCAGGACCGCAAGAAGGACGTCATCATCACCGGCGGCGAGAACGTGTCCTCGATCGAGGTGGAGGACGTGCTCTTCTCGCACCCGGCGGTGGAGGAGGTCGCGGTGATCGGCGTCCCGAGCGAGAAGTGGGGCGAGACGATCAAGGCGCTCGTCGTCCTCGCCGACGGCGAGCAGCCGGGTCCCGAGAAGGAGGCCGAGCTGATCGCCTGGTGCAAGGAGCGCGCGGCCGGCTACAAGGCGCCGACCTCGATCGAGTTCCGCGACGAGCTGGCCCGCACGGCCACCGGGAAGCTGCAGAAGTTCAAGCTCCGCGCGCCGTACTGGGAGGGCCGCGAGCGCCAGGTGAACTGA
- a CDS encoding peroxiredoxin produces the protein MTGLLMGDTAPDFTLRDQFGQDVTLSAFRGRKAVAILFYPFAFSGVCTGEMAGIRDRLDEFLTFDTEVLGISCDPVYAQRAFADQDGLNFPLLSDFWPHGAVTAAYDVLDEERGCPRRSSYVVDREGVLRWAVHNAMPEGRDLDEHLRQLLAVVA, from the coding sequence GTGACCGGGCTCCTCATGGGCGACACGGCCCCCGACTTCACCTTGCGCGACCAGTTCGGCCAGGACGTCACGCTGTCGGCGTTCCGGGGTCGCAAGGCGGTCGCGATCCTGTTCTACCCGTTCGCGTTCTCGGGCGTGTGCACCGGCGAGATGGCCGGCATCCGCGACCGGCTCGACGAGTTCCTCACCTTCGACACCGAGGTCCTCGGCATCTCCTGCGACCCGGTCTACGCCCAGCGCGCCTTCGCCGACCAGGACGGCCTCAACTTCCCGCTCCTGAGCGACTTCTGGCCGCACGGCGCGGTCACCGCCGCCTACGACGTCCTCGACGAGGAGCGGGGGTGCCCGCGGCGCTCGTCCTACGTCGTGGACCGCGAGGGCGTGCTGCGCTGGGCGGTCCACAACGCCATGCCGGAGGGCCGGGACCTCGACGAGCACCTCCGCCAGCTGCTCGCCGTCGTGGCCTGA
- a CDS encoding bifunctional RNase H/acid phosphatase, which translates to MGATGPRAVVIEADGGSRGNPGPAGYGAVLTDADTGAVIAEDGSVIGRATNNVAEYSGLIAGLRMAADLAPDAVVEVRMDSKLVVEQMSGRWKVKHPDMRPLHAEATRLAPPGTTYTWVPRARNAHADRLANEALDGERSGVTVTGIDPEPADSLLEEVQEAAEPPARGWGGPGVATTVILVRHGVTRHTQAKRFSGGLGGDNPPLSEEGRDQVRAAGEWLLPMADRVDAIVASPVRRTRESADLLGELLGVAVTEEPGFAEMEFGHWDGLTFAEVGERHGEELGAWLGALDVAPRGGESFRVVQERVLAGLERLRSEHAGRTVVVVSHVTPIKTLVAHALDAPLEAVFRMELSPASVTVLSWYDDGRASMRLYNALPPARDAFAGASW; encoded by the coding sequence GTGGGTGCGACGGGCCCGCGCGCGGTCGTCATCGAGGCCGACGGCGGGTCGCGGGGCAACCCGGGGCCGGCCGGGTACGGCGCGGTGCTCACCGACGCCGACACCGGGGCGGTGATCGCCGAGGACGGCTCCGTGATCGGGCGCGCCACGAACAACGTGGCCGAGTACTCCGGGCTGATCGCCGGCCTGCGGATGGCCGCCGACCTGGCCCCGGACGCCGTCGTCGAGGTCCGGATGGACTCCAAGCTCGTCGTCGAGCAGATGTCGGGCCGCTGGAAGGTCAAGCACCCCGACATGCGCCCGCTGCACGCCGAGGCGACCCGCCTGGCACCGCCCGGGACGACGTACACGTGGGTGCCGCGGGCTCGCAACGCCCACGCCGACCGGCTCGCCAACGAGGCGCTGGACGGCGAGCGGTCGGGCGTCACGGTCACCGGCATCGACCCGGAACCCGCGGACTCCCTCCTCGAGGAGGTGCAGGAGGCCGCCGAGCCCCCCGCGCGCGGATGGGGCGGCCCCGGCGTCGCCACCACGGTGATCCTCGTGCGGCACGGCGTCACCCGGCACACCCAGGCCAAGCGGTTCTCCGGCGGTCTCGGCGGCGACAACCCGCCGCTGAGCGAGGAGGGTCGCGACCAGGTCCGGGCGGCGGGCGAGTGGCTGCTGCCGATGGCCGACCGGGTCGACGCGATCGTCGCCTCGCCGGTGCGGCGGACCCGCGAGTCCGCCGACCTCCTCGGCGAGCTGCTCGGCGTCGCGGTCACCGAGGAGCCCGGCTTCGCCGAGATGGAGTTCGGCCACTGGGACGGCCTGACCTTCGCCGAGGTGGGCGAGCGGCACGGCGAGGAGCTGGGCGCCTGGCTCGGCGCGCTCGACGTCGCGCCCCGCGGCGGGGAGTCGTTCCGCGTCGTCCAGGAGCGGGTGCTGGCCGGGCTGGAGCGGCTGCGGTCCGAGCACGCCGGCCGCACGGTGGTCGTCGTGAGCCACGTGACCCCGATCAAGACCCTCGTCGCGCACGCCCTGGACGCGCCGCTCGAGGCGGTCTTCCGCATGGAGCTGTCGCCGGCGTCGGTCACGGTGCTGTCGTGGTACGACGACGGCCGCGCCTCGATGCGTCTCTACAACGCCCTGCCGCCGGCCCGCGACGCGTTCGCCGGCGCCTCCTGGTAG
- a CDS encoding response regulator transcription factor: MARILIVEDEARIASFVAKGLRSEGHVATIATDGPTGLDEVLSGAHDLVVLDIGLPGIDGFDVLEQLRAQGSRIPVIVLTARDSVSDTVLALEGGADDYMPKPFRFAELLARIRLRLRQHGAGEGGGAGVREVLEAGGVRLDLRTRRATTDGRDVDLSAREFTLAETFMLNAGNVLSREQLLDHVWGLDFDPGSNVVDVYVGYLRRKFGPQTITTVRGMGYRFNA, from the coding sequence ATGGCCCGCATCCTCATCGTGGAGGACGAGGCGCGGATCGCGTCGTTCGTCGCCAAGGGTCTGCGCTCGGAGGGCCACGTCGCCACGATCGCCACCGACGGGCCCACCGGGCTCGACGAGGTGCTCAGCGGCGCCCACGACCTGGTCGTGCTCGACATCGGGCTGCCGGGCATCGACGGCTTCGACGTCCTCGAGCAGCTGCGGGCGCAGGGCTCCCGCATCCCGGTCATCGTGCTCACCGCCCGCGACTCGGTGAGCGACACCGTGCTCGCGCTGGAGGGAGGCGCCGACGACTACATGCCCAAGCCGTTCCGCTTCGCCGAGCTGCTCGCCCGGATCCGGCTCCGTCTGCGCCAGCACGGCGCCGGGGAGGGCGGCGGGGCCGGCGTCCGCGAGGTCCTCGAGGCCGGCGGCGTCCGGCTCGACCTGCGCACCCGCCGGGCCACCACCGACGGGCGCGACGTCGACCTGTCGGCACGCGAGTTCACCCTCGCCGAGACGTTCATGCTCAACGCCGGCAACGTGCTCTCGCGCGAGCAGCTCCTCGACCACGTGTGGGGCCTCGACTTCGACCCCGGGTCCAACGTGGTCGACGTCTACGTCGGCTACCTGCGCCGGAAGTTCGGTCCCCAGACCATCACGACGGTGCGTGGGATGGGCTACCGCTTCAACGCATGA
- a CDS encoding zinc ribbon domain-containing protein produces MKADPKDQLRLLDVQALDSRADQLRHQRSHLPELAEMATLQASRNEVEDQRRDAQIVVDDLVAAQRKADQDVEAVKARRARDRDRMDQGLIKNPKDLERMQHELESLERRIGTLEDEEIEIMEQLEEAQAALGELVQRVAASDERLAELAELRDRKTAEVDVQLAQVEADRGPAAEGLPADLVALYDKLRASKGGVGAAALSQRRCTGCQLGIDNAELGVIRATPVDTVVRCEECSRILVRTPESGV; encoded by the coding sequence GTGAAGGCAGACCCGAAGGACCAGCTCCGTCTCCTGGACGTGCAGGCGCTCGACTCGCGCGCCGACCAGCTGCGTCACCAGCGCTCGCACCTGCCCGAGCTGGCCGAGATGGCGACCCTCCAGGCGAGCCGGAACGAGGTCGAGGACCAGCGCCGCGACGCCCAGATCGTCGTCGACGACCTGGTCGCGGCGCAGCGCAAGGCCGACCAGGACGTCGAGGCCGTCAAGGCCCGCCGCGCCCGCGATCGCGACCGGATGGACCAGGGGCTGATCAAGAACCCCAAGGACCTCGAGCGGATGCAGCACGAGCTGGAGTCGCTCGAGCGCCGGATCGGCACCCTCGAGGACGAGGAGATCGAGATCATGGAGCAGCTCGAGGAGGCGCAGGCCGCCCTCGGCGAGCTGGTCCAGCGCGTCGCCGCGAGCGACGAGCGCCTCGCCGAGCTCGCCGAGCTGCGCGACCGCAAGACCGCGGAGGTCGACGTCCAGCTCGCGCAGGTCGAGGCCGACCGCGGACCGGCGGCCGAGGGGCTGCCCGCCGACCTGGTCGCGCTCTACGACAAGCTCCGCGCCAGCAAGGGCGGGGTCGGCGCCGCCGCGCTGTCCCAGCGCCGCTGCACCGGCTGCCAGCTGGGCATCGACAACGCCGAGCTCGGCGTCATCCGCGCCACCCCGGTCGACACCGTGGTGCGGTGCGAGGAGTGCTCACGGATCCTCGTGCGCACCCCCGAGTCCGGGGTCTAG